In Mangifera indica cultivar Alphonso chromosome 1, CATAS_Mindica_2.1, whole genome shotgun sequence, a single genomic region encodes these proteins:
- the LOC123213919 gene encoding 50S ribosomal protein L15-like, with protein MPEFEPRQILFKRIVMGIRPYSLLSLNDLRDKIPRKQKTRKVRGIGSGKGKTAGRGHKKQSARGSVKLGFVGGQAPMRRRLPKRGFKNPFSLVFQPVGLGKNAYLINAGKIDSHELITMKTLKDAGAIGKQIKDGVRLTGRGAEKIKWPIHPEVSRVTVTTSWVCKLCLSPSGLRRRGGCCQGLLLNRKIKLIALATCLHRPNLFHSSPKRGQLPPHQPSLQMMSLLAPTLGFCISSTETKTSSGQILISRNYLFLFSFINHNEIFSLINRRKILKIFYK; from the exons ATGCCCGAATTCGAGCCCAGACAAATTCTTTTCAAGCGAATTGTGATGGGGATTAGGCCTTATAGtcttttaagtttgaatgaCTTGAGGGATAAAATACCCAGAAAGCAGAAGACCAGAAAGGTGAGAGGGATTGGGTCAGGGAAGGGCAAGACTGCTGGGAGAGGACACAAGAAGCAGAGTGCTAGAGGGAGCGTGAAGTTAGGGTTTGTCGGAGGACAAGCTCCAATGCGTCGTCGTTTGCCcaaaagaggattcaaaaacCCTTTTAGCCTCGTCTTTCAG ccAGTAGGGTTGGGAAAAAACgcatatctaataaatgcagGGAAGATAGATTCTCATGAATTAATCACAATGAAAACTCTCAAG GATGCTGGAGCCATAGGAAAGCAGATAAAAGATGGAGTGCGACTGACGGGACGTGGAGCCGAAAAGATCAAATGGCCAATTCATCCGGAG GTGTCAAGGGTGACTGTTACAACAAGTTGGGTTTGCAAGCTTTGTTTAAGCCCGAGTGGTTTGAGAAGGAGGGGAGGTTGCTGCCAAGGCCTCCTCCTAAACCGAAAGATAAAGTTGATAGCATTGGCCACCTGCTTGCACCGACCAAACCTATTCCATTCTTCACCGAAGAGGGGGCAGCTGCCTCCCCATCAGCCTAGTTTGCAAATGATGAGTTTGTTGGCTCCAACTTTAGGATTTTGTATTTCCAGCACAGAAACTAAAACATCATCCGGGCAGATTTTGATTTCCAGGAATtaccttttcttgttttctttcataaatcataacgaaattttttctttaattaataggcgtaaaattcttaaaatcttttataagtaa